The Thermoanaerobaculia bacterium genome contains the following window.
GTCTTCCCCCGGACGTTGGTGATGTCGTGCATCCGCAGGTCCTCGACGTTGATGATCCGCGAGAAATTCGCCATCCGCGAGAAGAAGAGCGCGAGGTTGTGGTACGTCCCGTTCAGCACGATGTTGAACGGATACTCCTTGTAGAAGTCCTTCGGGATCGGCTCGTTCGTGCGGAAGACGAGGAGGCTGAAGTCGCCCTGGTGGACGAGGGCCTCGACCTTCTTGATGAGGTCCTCCGTGTCCCGCTCCGGCGGAAGAACCTGGAGCAGCTTGTGGAGCTCGAGCTCGAGCTTCTTGACCTCTTCGCGGAACTGCGCGAGCTTTCGCTCCGCCGCACGCCCCTTCTCGATCTCGGCCGAGAGAGACGCGTACTTCGCCTTGGCGGCGTCGATGTCGCGCCGCCGCGGCGCGAAGAACTGCCATTCGGCGACGACGACGAGGAGCCCGCCGATGACGAGACCGGTGGCCGCCGCCTGCCACATCGGCTTGTCCTCGAACTTGAAGAGATCTTCGAGCGCCATCTCAGGACCTCGTCACGCGGCCGGCTTCGCCGCCGGCGGAGTGGCCGGCGCCGAGCCCGGCGTCGCGGTGGCGGGAGCGGCGGGCGTCTCGGTCGGCGTCACGTACGTGAACGTCACCGAAAGCCCGAAGTTGTAGATCGGCCCTTCCTGGTTCAGTGCCTGGAAGCGCGGCTCGGCGAAATAG
Protein-coding sequences here:
- the pilO gene encoding type 4a pilus biogenesis protein PilO, which gives rise to MALEDLFKFEDKPMWQAAATGLVIGGLLVVVAEWQFFAPRRRDIDAAKAKYASLSAEIEKGRAAERKLAQFREEVKKLELELHKLLQVLPPERDTEDLIKKVEALVHQGDFSLLVFRTNEPIPKDFYKEYPFNIVLNGTYHNLALFFSRMANFSRIINVEDLRMHDITNVRGKTLNATFVAKTFIYTGDENAPSGTAPPPAKKGNVQRGAAAVKGKDLPTE